DNA sequence from the Streptomyces sp. NBC_01497 genome:
CGGGGGAACAGCAGCATGATCACCAGACCCGCCACGGCCAGCGGGTAGACCGGCCAGGGCACGTCGCGCAGATTGGGGATCTGGGCCGTGAACAGCAGGATGCCCAGCGCGTTGACGAATCCGACCATCACCGAGCGCGGCACGAACCGCATGAGCCGCGCGACACCGGCCGCGCCGAGCCCGATCTGCAGGATCCCGGCCAGGATGACGGTGGCGATCAGGTAACCGAGCCCGTGCTCGCGCGCCACCGGGGCGACGACGAGCGCGACCGAACCCGTGGACGCGGAGATCATCGCCGGCCGGCCGCCCACGAACGCGATCACCATGGCCATGGAGCAGGCCGCGAACAGGCCGACCTTGGGGTCGACGCCCGCGATGACGGAGAAGGAGATGGCCTCGGGGATCAGTGCCAGTCCGACGACCAGCCCGGCCAGGACCTCGGTGCGCAGCAGTTTCGGCCCGAACCCCGGCCCGAATCCCCAGCCGGACGCGAACCGGGCCCCCCAGCCGGATCCGGGACGAAACTCCCGGCCGGCGGCCCCGGCTCCGGGACCGTACCCGGCCCGGAGCCCCGGGCCTGGTCCGCCCCGGCGTGCCACGCGACCGGGACGCGCACCGGCGGCCGGTTCGCCGAGCGGGGTGGCTGGGTCGCCGGGCGGGGTGGCCGGTTCGCCGAGCGCGTCGTCCGGGTCGCTGAGGGGATCGCCGGGCCCACGACCGGCAGCCACTTCGCTGAGGCCGGGGTCCGGCTCCGGGCCCGGGCCCGGGTGCTCCCCGAAACCCGCACCGGAGGCCTTCGCGGACGAGGGACGGGGGTCTGGCGTGGGAAGGCTGGGCAAGGGAGAACCACCTGAGGGCACGGGTACATCGGGTACTCCAGGTACCCCGGGGGACAGAAGAGGCCCGGAGACAGGAGAGGGTCGGACGGAAGTCGGACCGAAGTCGGACCGTGAGTCGGGCTCCATGACGGATCAAAACCCTACCCTGACGTAAGGGTAGAGATGCGTCTCCCCGGATGGGCGTCCCCCGGGCACCGCCAGGAGCGGTCGGACGGCCGGCGGCTGAGATGCTTCTTCCCCCGCCGGACGGGCAGCTGACGGGCAGCTGACGGGCAGCTGACGGACAGCGGACCAGACGACAGGACACGACGGAGGACGGACGGGTGCCGACGGGCGGCTCCGGACACATGGAGCACAGGGAGCAGGCGGACATGCACATGCAGAGCACGGGCGCACCGGACGTGAGCATGCAGGGCACGGGCCTGCACGACACCCACATGCAGATCGGCGAGGTCGCGGCGCGGACCGAACTGTCCCTGCGCACGATCCGGCACTACGAGGACGTCGGTCTCGTCACCCCGTCGGCCCGTTCGCAGGGCGGCTTCCGCCTCTACACCGACGGAGACGTGCGGCGGCTGATGGTGATCCGCCGCATGAAGCCGCTCGGCTTCACGCTGGAGCAGATGCGCGACCTGCTCCAGGTCACCGACCGGCTGGACGCCGCCGAACCGCCGACCGACGAGGAACGGGCACAACTCGCCGCCCGGCTGACCGAGTTCGAGGAAGCGACGGCGAAGCGGGCGGCGGAGCTCCGCGTACAGCTCGCGCGTGCCGAGGAGTTCGCCGAGACGCTGCGGGCGAGGGCCGCGAGGGCGGCGGCGCAGGGCCGCTGAGGCACGCCGCTAGGCTGCCGGTCCATGACAGCCCCGCAACCCACCATCCTCGCGACGTCCGGCGGCATCCGCCCGGGCCGGCGGACGATGATCTCCTTCGACGCCCTGGTCCACCACGCCGTCGAACTGTCGGGCGTCCACGGCCGTCGGCCCCGGATCATGTACATCGGGACGGCGATCGGCGACGCCGAGCACTTCGCCGCCCGCGCGGCCGAGGCGGCACGCGAGGCGGACTTCGACCTGACGCCGCTCCACCTCTTCCCCATGCCGAACCTGGACGACGTCGAGGGCACCGTCCTGGAGCAGGACGTCGTCTGGGTGATGGGCGGCTCCGTGGCCAACCTGCTGGCCGTCTGGCGCGCCCACGGACTCGACGCGATCCTGCGCCGCGCCTGGCAGGCCGGCGTGGTGCTGACCGGCGTGAGCGCGGGCTCGATCTGCTGGTACGAAGGGGGCACGACGGACTCGTTCGGCCCCGAACTGCGCCCCGTCACGAACGGCCTCGGATTCCTCCCGTACGGCAACGGCGTCCATTACGACTCCGATCCGGGGCGCCGCCGCCTGGTCCACGAACTCGTCGCGGACGGCACGCTGCCCACGACGCACTGCACGGACGACGGCGTGGGCCTCGTCTACCACGGGACGACCCTCACGGAGGCCGTCGCCGAAACCCCGAACGCCCTGGCCTACCACGTGGTGCTGGACGGCGAGGAGGCCGTCGAGACGGCGCTGCCGCCACGCCTCCTGCCTGCCCCTCGCCGCTGAGGGCCGACCGCCGCACGCCGGTTCGTGGTCCCGGACCCGCCCGGAACCGGACGCCGGACGCCCGGCCCCCGGAGCCGGACGCCGGACCGGCCTCGTCCGGCGCCGCCTGGGGCCGGGCCGGGCCGCGCCCGTAGCATGAGGCGGGAGGGGTGGCCCCGGGTTCAGCGGGGCCACCCCTCCCTGTCGGATCAGCGTGCGCAGAGGGTCAGACCGACCGTGTCCCCCACGTGGACGACCGTCGGGGCGTGCGGGGAGACCGCGATGACCGAGCCCGGCTTGCAGCCGCTGGGCGACGCCTTGCTGATGGTGCCGAGCTTGAGTCGGGCCTTGGCCACCAGCTCCGCCTTGGCCATGTCCAGGTTGAAGCCGGCCACGTCGATGGGGATGTCGCCGAACTGCACGGTGGTGACCTTCTTGTCCGTCGTGGCGGTGGTCGCGGCGGCCGGCCGCGAGAGGTGCGAACCGCCGGACGAGCTGGTGGCGAGGGCGGTGCCCCCGCCGGCCACGATGAGGGCTGTGGCGATACCGGCGATGGCTGCGGTCCGCTTACGTCGGGCTCCCCGCGCGATGGCGGCCGTGTCGAAGCGCGGCGCCTCGGCGCTGTTCGCGAAATCGGTCATGGTGTTCACCAGTTCCTGCTCGAAGGGTGTGTAACCCGTGCAGCCGGAAGGCCACGAATCATGTGAACTCATCGGGCTCATTCCGTCGGCTGCCGCGGTGAAGGGTCGGAGAGTGCGGGGAACTGGCCTCTGAGCTTCTCGATTCCGCGAGCGAGCTGGGAGCGTACGGTGCTCGGTGAGATCCGCAGGTCGGCCGCGATCTCGGTATCCGAGAGATCGTGGAAGTACCGCAGTACGACGACCGTGCGCATGCGCATCGGCAGACCCTGTATGGCGCGGATCAGCTGATCCCTGGTGTCCACCTGCCCGTACTCGTCGCCCGGAGCCGCCCGGTCGCCGCCGTCCTGGTACGGCTCCGTGCGGCGGAATCTCCGCCACCGGTCATTGGCCAGGTTCACCATGATTCGCCGCACATAGGCTTCCGGGGCCTCCTGTGCCGCGATCGTCCGCCACTTGCGGTAGGCCCGCTCCAGGGTCTCCTGGACCAGGTCCTCCGCCGCCTCGCGGTTTCCCGTCAGGACGAGCGCGACGCGGAACAGTACGGCCGACCGGGCGACGGTGAAGCCGTGGAAGTCGTTCTCCGCCGCCACGGGCTCGCCGACTCCGGTACG
Encoded proteins:
- a CDS encoding MerR family transcriptional regulator, whose translation is MQSTGAPDVSMQGTGLHDTHMQIGEVAARTELSLRTIRHYEDVGLVTPSARSQGGFRLYTDGDVRRLMVIRRMKPLGFTLEQMRDLLQVTDRLDAAEPPTDEERAQLAARLTEFEEATAKRAAELRVQLARAEEFAETLRARAARAAAQGR
- a CDS encoding peptidase E, whose protein sequence is MTAPQPTILATSGGIRPGRRTMISFDALVHHAVELSGVHGRRPRIMYIGTAIGDAEHFAARAAEAAREADFDLTPLHLFPMPNLDDVEGTVLEQDVVWVMGGSVANLLAVWRAHGLDAILRRAWQAGVVLTGVSAGSICWYEGGTTDSFGPELRPVTNGLGFLPYGNGVHYDSDPGRRRLVHELVADGTLPTTHCTDDGVGLVYHGTTLTEAVAETPNALAYHVVLDGEEAVETALPPRLLPAPRR
- a CDS encoding PASTA domain-containing protein; protein product: MSSHDSWPSGCTGYTPFEQELVNTMTDFANSAEAPRFDTAAIARGARRKRTAAIAGIATALIVAGGGTALATSSSGGSHLSRPAAATTATTDKKVTTVQFGDIPIDVAGFNLDMAKAELVAKARLKLGTISKASPSGCKPGSVIAVSPHAPTVVHVGDTVGLTLCAR
- a CDS encoding SigE family RNA polymerase sigma factor, which encodes MAAENDFHGFTVARSAVLFRVALVLTGNREAAEDLVQETLERAYRKWRTIAAQEAPEAYVRRIMVNLANDRWRRFRRTEPYQDGGDRAAPGDEYGQVDTRDQLIRAIQGLPMRMRTVVVLRYFHDLSDTEIAADLRISPSTVRSQLARGIEKLRGQFPALSDPSPRQPTE